A window of Chryseobacterium sp. IHB B 17019 genomic DNA:
TTGAGGTGTTTTCAGGAATGTTTTTCCGGCAATTTCTTTAAATACCGGCGCGGAAACCGTTCCTCCGTAAAATCCTTTGGCCGTATTCGGCTCACTGATCATCACGTAACACGTATATTTCGGATTATCAGCCGGATAGAAGCCTGCGAATGATGCACGGTACTTCATTGGACCAGGCAACCAATATTCAAATCTTGCGGTTCCGGTTTTTCCTGCCATTTTTAAATTTGGGGTGAAAATACTTTTTCCTGTCCCTTTCTCAACGGCTTTTGTCAGTGCGCTAGTCATCATTTTGATAGCTTTTTCAGAAGCCATTTTATTAACAATTACTGCGGGTTTTGCATTGTACATTACCTTTCCGTCTTTCATAATTTTATCGATGAATAGAGGCTTTAGCATTTTGCCGCCATTAGCAACCCCATTGTAGAAAGTTGCCAATTGTAATAAGTTGATGTTCGAGGAATATCCGTAAGCGATTGACGCCAATGTCGCGGCGTTCCATCTTTTATTTTCCGGCGTTACGATTTTCGGTTTTGTGATTCCCGGAAGCTCGATCTCCATTTTATCGAATAATTTCCAACGTTTCAGATGATCAAGGAAAATCTGGGGTTTGTCGGCGTAATATTTCGTAATTAATTTTGCCGTTCCTACGTTACTAGATTTAGCCAAAACATCACTGATATCATACGTTCCTCCGCCGTGACCGTCTGAAATTCTTTGTTTTGCATACGTCCAAACTCCACCACCAACATTTACTGTTGTATTTTCATCGATAAAACCGTCGTCCATTGCTGCCAGCAACGAAATGGTTTTAAATGTAGAACCCGGTTCGATATTATCTTTTATGGCGTAATTGTAGGAATCTTCGTAATTTCCGTCTTCGGTTTTTCTTAAATTTACCATGGCACGAACTTTCCCAGTCTCAACTTCCATTACAATCACGGTTCCGTGTTTTGCTTCAAAATTGATCAGTTGTTTTTCTAAAGCTGAATGTGCAATATCCTGAATTCTAAGATCTAATGTTGTGTAAACATCCTCACCATCAACTGGCTCCTGAACTTTCCAGTAATCAATTGGCTTCCATTGTGAAGAGTTGATTCTTTGCTCTAATCTTTTTCCGTCGGTTCCTCTTAAATATTTTGAGAAAGCCCCTTCCAGACCAGAACTGTATACACCGTTATCCATTCCGATGGTTCCGGCTCCGATTTCAGTAGTAGCCAATTCTCTTTTGTAGTTCCTGTCAACAATGAAACCTCCTTTATTTTTACCTCTTTTAAAGATTGGAAATTTTCTGATTCTGTCGTATTGATCGAAGTCCAGACCTTTTACAAGGGTGTAATATTGATTTTTCTTCTTTCTCTGTTCGTCAAATTTCTTTCTGAATTCTCCTCTCGGTTTTCCAAACATTTTGCTTAAAGAATCCGTTAATGCACCGATATTATTAGTGTAAACAGTATCTTTCATTGTTTTGAAATCCAGATAGATATCGTAACGCATTACGGTGGTTGCGAGAATTGAACCGTCGGAAGCGAATAGGTTTCCACGGGCAGCTTTTAAAGTAGCCTCGCGGTAATTTTTATTAATGTAATCGTCTTTAATTTCCTGGACATTAGTATTTTGAAGGATTACAATCCTCGTAAGGAAAAGCACAAACACGCACAAAGCCACCACTGCAAAGAGGTAGCCCCAACGTAACGTTCTTTTACGTTTGTTATCGTATTCATTTTGCTTTTGCATCTGTACTGTCCAGTTTTATTAGCAGTTTATGAGGGTGGTTTTCAAGAGTCATTAATGAATCTTTTGCCACTTCTTTCCCCAACTGCGATTCCATTTTTACTTTAATCAGCTTACTTTGTGCGTAAGCGTTTCTCGATTTATATTCTTCTGTTTCTTCTTTTAAGGCGTTGACGATCTTGATTTTTTTATTAACCAAATGGTTGCTGTAAATCATCGCCATCATTAATATGAACAACAGGAGGAAATACTTGTAATGTATCTTCACCTCATCACGGTTCAGGAAGTTTCCTTTTATAATGTCTATAAAAGTGAGCTTCTTTTGAGGGCGATATGTTGTTCTTTTTGCCACGTTGTTTATAATTGATGATTGATAAATGATAATTGATAGAGTTTGAAATCATTTATCATTTATTATTAATCATTTATATTTTTATTCCTGTTCTCATTTTTGCGCTTCTGGCTCTGGAGTTTTCTTCGATTTCCTTCTCGTCGGGGATGATCGCTTTACTCTTTACCAGCTCAAATGCCTTTTTATAATTTCCGTAAATGTCTCTTTCGGGTTCGCCTTCAAACATTCCGTTTTTCAAAAATCTTTTTACCAGCCTGTCTTCTAATGAATGGTAAGAAATTACGACCAATCTTCCTTCCGGTCTTAACACATTATAAGCCTGAATCAGCATTTCTTTTAAAACCTCAAGCTCCTGATTTACCTCAATTCTAATCGCCTGAAACAACTGGGCATAAAATTTATTAACCTTATGCGGTGGAAGAAAATTGAATAATTTTTTCAAGTCTTCCGTTGTATTAATGCTTTTATTTTTTCTGTGATGGACGATATCTCTTGCTAATTTTCTCGCTTCTCGCAATTCACCATAATAGTAAAAAAT
This region includes:
- a CDS encoding penicillin-binding transpeptidase domain-containing protein, yielding MQKQNEYDNKRKRTLRWGYLFAVVALCVFVLFLTRIVILQNTNVQEIKDDYINKNYREATLKAARGNLFASDGSILATTVMRYDIYLDFKTMKDTVYTNNIGALTDSLSKMFGKPRGEFRKKFDEQRKKKNQYYTLVKGLDFDQYDRIRKFPIFKRGKNKGGFIVDRNYKRELATTEIGAGTIGMDNGVYSSGLEGAFSKYLRGTDGKRLEQRINSSQWKPIDYWKVQEPVDGEDVYTTLDLRIQDIAHSALEKQLINFEAKHGTVIVMEVETGKVRAMVNLRKTEDGNYEDSYNYAIKDNIEPGSTFKTISLLAAMDDGFIDENTTVNVGGGVWTYAKQRISDGHGGGTYDISDVLAKSSNVGTAKLITKYYADKPQIFLDHLKRWKLFDKMEIELPGITKPKIVTPENKRWNAATLASIAYGYSSNINLLQLATFYNGVANGGKMLKPLFIDKIMKDGKVMYNAKPAVIVNKMASEKAIKMMTSALTKAVEKGTGKSIFTPNLKMAGKTGTARFEYWLPGPMKYRASFAGFYPADNPKYTCYVMISEPNTAKGFYGGTVSAPVFKEIAGKTFLKTPQNIEKEMLVDRKVNLNKMVEPNVKVAVNNKQMPSVVGLIGKNVIPQLENLGYRVDYKGVGRIKEQFPLEGTIISKNQRIYLSLQN
- a CDS encoding FtsL-like putative cell division protein, whose protein sequence is MAKRTTYRPQKKLTFIDIIKGNFLNRDEVKIHYKYFLLLFILMMAMIYSNHLVNKKIKIVNALKEETEEYKSRNAYAQSKLIKVKMESQLGKEVAKDSLMTLENHPHKLLIKLDSTDAKAK
- the rsmH gene encoding 16S rRNA (cytosine(1402)-N(4))-methyltransferase RsmH, with translation MYHNPVLLKQSVDDLVTNPDGTYVDCTFGGGGHSREILSRLSDKGRLFGFDQDLDALKNTIDDPRFTLINQNFRFLENSLLMYGVSQVDGILADLGVSSHQFDEAERGFSTRSNAPLDMRMNVMQSLDAKRVINDYDEEQLADIFYYYGELREARKLARDIVHHRKNKSINTTEDLKKLFNFLPPHKVNKFYAQLFQAIRIEVNQELEVLKEMLIQAYNVLRPEGRLVVISYHSLEDRLVKRFLKNGMFEGEPERDIYGNYKKAFELVKSKAIIPDEKEIEENSRARSAKMRTGIKI